In Bryobacteraceae bacterium, the following proteins share a genomic window:
- a CDS encoding amidohydrolase family protein: MLTRTPIHSAVAGLALAFAGLAYAQPPGNEGAVQRAGAVQLKDWKPKSSLAVPRTDIPKARFPVIDVHSHSYASTPEQVAEWVRTMDEVGVEKTVVLTGAVGARFDALVELYLKPYPERFVLFAGVLREGTGKPDYPQRAAAEVERCYRMGARGLGELSDKGTGFTRALSPSERLHPDDPRLDLFWKKAAELNMPANIHMADHPSAWEPPDHTQERPPGFQRFNQFDFNVPSHAGILAIRDRLLARHPGNKFIFCHLSNQGHDLASLTKTMDAYPNLYLDMSARLYELGRQPRHAAKFLSRYKDRVLFGTDRGRAAVTYRIFWQVLESADEYLPSQSWWMLYGLELPDETLRALYRENALRILNWEPVR, translated from the coding sequence GTGCTGACCAGAACCCCAATCCATTCCGCAGTCGCCGGCTTAGCCCTTGCCTTCGCTGGGCTCGCCTATGCCCAGCCGCCCGGCAACGAGGGCGCGGTCCAACGCGCGGGTGCGGTTCAACTCAAGGATTGGAAGCCGAAGTCCTCGCTCGCCGTCCCGAGGACGGACATTCCCAAGGCTCGCTTTCCCGTCATCGACGTACACTCGCATTCCTACGCCTCGACGCCCGAGCAGGTCGCCGAGTGGGTGCGGACGATGGACGAAGTCGGCGTCGAGAAGACTGTCGTCCTTACCGGCGCCGTAGGCGCGCGCTTCGATGCGCTCGTCGAACTCTACTTGAAGCCGTACCCCGAACGCTTTGTCCTGTTCGCCGGTGTGCTCAGGGAGGGGACCGGCAAACCGGATTACCCTCAGCGCGCCGCCGCGGAAGTCGAGCGCTGCTACCGCATGGGCGCACGCGGATTGGGAGAGCTGTCCGACAAAGGGACCGGTTTTACACGCGCGCTTTCGCCGTCCGAGAGGCTCCACCCGGACGACCCGCGCCTGGACTTGTTTTGGAAGAAGGCGGCGGAACTCAACATGCCAGCCAATATCCACATGGCGGATCACCCTTCGGCCTGGGAGCCCCCTGACCATACCCAGGAACGGCCCCCTGGATTCCAGCGCTTCAATCAGTTCGATTTCAACGTGCCTTCCCACGCCGGGATCCTCGCGATTCGCGACCGCCTGCTCGCGCGCCACCCCGGCAACAAGTTCATCTTCTGCCATCTCTCGAACCAAGGGCATGACCTCGCCTCCCTGACAAAGACGATGGACGCCTATCCGAATCTTTACCTCGACATGTCGGCTCGCCTTTATGAGTTGGGGAGGCAGCCGCGCCACGCGGCGAAGTTTCTGAGCCGGTACAAGGACCGTGTGCTCTTCGGGACTGATCGCGGCCGCGCCGCCGTTACCTATCGGATCTTCTGGCAGGTGCTCGAATCCGCGGACGAGTACTTGCCGAGCCAGAGCTGGTGGATGCTCTACGGATTGGAGCTTCCCGATGAGACGCTGCGGGCGCTCTACCGCGAGAACGCGCTGCGGATCTTGAATTGGGAGCCCGTGCGGTAG
- a CDS encoding Gfo/Idh/MocA family oxidoreductase, translating to MVHRRDFVKMTAASMSAASYSRVLGANDRVNLGLIGAGGRGKYVMGIFQDTKKVNVTAICDVYSTRIDEAMQKANDKGASGAKGFRNHQELLQTRDLDAVLIATPDHWHTGTAIDALNAAKDVYVEKPLTLTIEQGPIIVKAARVNNRVCQVGMQQRSGSHYRQAKEEYIKSGKLGKITLARTWWHGNGAHLQKAPAALATQPSNLDWARFLGPVKWRDWDPQQFWNFRAYLDFGGGQVTDLFTHWIDVVHMFMEQDNPHSAVAAGGVYHYRDGRTAPDTINVLLEYPGGPYSSEAGWTATFEATLAPGLTGAAVEMVGTEGRLWITRQRFEFTPKGRNATPVVVQSPREQTVEHVQNFLDCVASRKLPNGDVYIGHRSAQASHLGNIAYLQKRRLKFDAAREELLPL from the coding sequence ATGGTCCACCGCAGAGACTTCGTGAAGATGACCGCCGCCTCGATGTCGGCCGCGTCCTATAGCCGCGTGCTCGGCGCGAACGACCGGGTCAATCTCGGCCTCATCGGCGCGGGTGGCCGCGGCAAGTACGTGATGGGCATCTTTCAGGACACGAAGAAGGTGAACGTCACCGCCATCTGCGACGTCTACTCCACCCGCATCGACGAAGCCATGCAGAAGGCGAACGACAAAGGGGCGTCCGGTGCGAAGGGCTTCCGCAATCACCAGGAATTGCTCCAGACCCGCGACCTCGACGCCGTCCTCATCGCCACGCCCGACCATTGGCACACCGGCACAGCCATCGACGCGCTCAACGCCGCCAAGGACGTCTATGTCGAGAAGCCGCTCACGCTCACCATCGAACAGGGCCCGATCATTGTGAAGGCCGCGCGCGTGAACAACCGCGTGTGCCAGGTCGGCATGCAGCAGCGCTCCGGTTCGCACTACCGGCAGGCCAAGGAAGAGTACATCAAGAGCGGCAAGCTCGGCAAGATCACGCTCGCCCGCACCTGGTGGCACGGCAACGGCGCCCACTTGCAGAAGGCCCCGGCGGCGCTGGCCACTCAGCCCTCGAATCTGGATTGGGCGCGCTTCCTCGGGCCGGTGAAGTGGCGGGACTGGGATCCGCAGCAGTTCTGGAATTTTCGCGCCTATCTCGATTTCGGCGGCGGCCAGGTGACGGACCTGTTCACTCACTGGATCGACGTCGTCCACATGTTCATGGAGCAGGACAACCCGCACTCGGCCGTGGCCGCCGGCGGCGTCTATCACTACCGCGACGGACGCACCGCGCCGGATACGATCAACGTGCTGCTCGAGTATCCCGGAGGACCGTATTCCTCGGAAGCCGGCTGGACCGCGACCTTCGAAGCGACTCTCGCTCCGGGCCTCACCGGAGCGGCGGTGGAAATGGTCGGCACCGAGGGCCGCTTGTGGATCACCCGCCAGCGCTTCGAGTTCACGCCAAAGGGCCGCAACGCCACGCCCGTGGTGGTGCAGTCGCCCAGGGAGCAGACCGTGGAGCACGTGCAGAACTTCCTCGATTGCGTGGCTTCGCGTAAGCTCCCCAACGGCGATGTCTACATCGGTCACCGGTCGGCGCAGGCGTCGCACTTGGGGAATATCGCGTACTTGCAGAAGCGGCGGCTGAAGTTCGATGCGGCCCGGGAAGAGTTGCTGCCGCTATAG
- the mutL gene encoding DNA mismatch repair endonuclease MutL: MGRIRVLSDVVANKIAAGEVVERPASVVKELLENSLDARARRVRLEIEAGGRRLIRIADDGHGMLRDDALLAFERHATSKLADVKELFSIATLGFRGEALPSIASVSRLTLETRSDDEPTGTVVEFAGGKLLRCDETALATGTTITVRDLFYNVPARRKFLRSEQTELAHIASLVTHYSLAYPEKSFELRHNGNELLAVTPVAKIGERVFQVFGSQTISDLVEIPERIHSIGGTPEERADAFRLRGFVSRPQVQKFNRNSIYLFVNGRLIRDRVLLHALSAAYRNLIPPDAYPFALLFLDCPAEEVDVNVHPSKIEVRFQHSSFVHDFVRDAVREMLVEARPVSTLPLAAPGPQGAAQLPYSEFSQRMMAAPFPNEAPAESAKPPVPEGNLPQFTLRGTTVFTPPKLDFSGGSIPVDAPATPPASPRRGAVPDTHGALPPELYAEAGASLDALRDLRPLGQLHASFILAAGPDGLWIIDQHVAHERVLFEKVLRQMAAGEVEKQQLLMPIVLELTAGQVIEFERLEADLRAIGFEIEPFGPRAIAISATPSDLSAAEVERVLFEILEIADKELRQTSVEEIRANMAASIACRAAIKINMPLDLTKMQWLLAELAATEFPMSCPHGRPIALRYGTREILKGFHRI; encoded by the coding sequence TTGGGCCGCATCCGCGTTCTCTCCGACGTCGTCGCCAACAAGATCGCGGCGGGCGAGGTCGTTGAGCGCCCCGCCTCGGTTGTCAAAGAACTGCTTGAAAACTCGCTCGACGCCCGGGCCAGGCGCGTGCGGCTGGAGATCGAAGCCGGCGGACGCAGGCTGATCCGGATCGCCGACGACGGGCACGGGATGCTGCGCGACGACGCGCTACTGGCCTTCGAGCGGCACGCGACATCGAAGCTCGCCGATGTCAAAGAGCTGTTTTCGATCGCGACGCTCGGATTCCGCGGCGAGGCGCTTCCTTCGATTGCGTCGGTGTCGCGGTTGACGCTCGAGACACGATCCGACGATGAGCCGACGGGGACCGTCGTCGAGTTCGCGGGTGGGAAGCTGCTGCGATGCGACGAAACGGCGCTCGCCACGGGCACGACGATCACGGTGCGGGATCTGTTCTATAACGTGCCGGCGCGGCGGAAGTTCCTGCGGTCCGAGCAGACCGAACTGGCGCACATCGCCTCGCTGGTGACGCACTACTCGCTCGCCTATCCGGAGAAGTCGTTCGAGCTGCGGCACAACGGCAACGAACTGCTGGCGGTGACTCCGGTGGCGAAGATCGGCGAACGGGTGTTCCAGGTGTTCGGGTCACAGACGATTTCGGACCTGGTGGAGATCCCCGAGCGGATTCACTCGATCGGCGGGACGCCGGAGGAGCGGGCCGACGCGTTCCGGCTGCGCGGGTTCGTGTCGCGGCCGCAAGTGCAGAAGTTCAACCGGAACTCGATCTACCTTTTCGTCAACGGACGGCTGATTCGCGACCGTGTGCTGCTGCACGCGCTATCGGCCGCCTACCGCAACCTGATTCCTCCGGATGCATACCCATTCGCGCTGCTGTTTCTCGACTGCCCGGCGGAGGAGGTAGACGTCAACGTGCATCCTTCGAAGATCGAAGTCCGGTTCCAGCACTCGAGCTTCGTGCACGACTTCGTGCGGGACGCGGTGCGGGAGATGCTGGTGGAGGCGCGGCCCGTATCGACGCTGCCGCTGGCGGCGCCTGGTCCGCAGGGAGCGGCGCAACTTCCCTACTCCGAGTTCAGCCAGCGAATGATGGCGGCGCCGTTCCCGAACGAGGCGCCGGCGGAATCGGCGAAGCCGCCAGTGCCGGAGGGCAACCTGCCGCAGTTCACGCTGCGGGGAACCACGGTGTTCACGCCGCCGAAGCTGGATTTTTCCGGCGGCTCGATTCCCGTGGACGCGCCGGCGACGCCGCCTGCATCGCCCCGCCGCGGCGCCGTTCCCGACACCCACGGCGCGCTGCCTCCGGAGCTCTACGCGGAAGCGGGTGCGAGCCTCGACGCGCTCCGCGACCTCCGACCGCTGGGCCAGCTTCACGCAAGCTTCATCCTCGCCGCCGGACCCGACGGGCTCTGGATCATCGACCAGCATGTGGCGCACGAGCGCGTCCTGTTCGAGAAAGTCCTCCGCCAGATGGCGGCCGGCGAAGTGGAGAAGCAGCAGTTGCTGATGCCGATCGTTCTCGAACTCACCGCCGGCCAAGTCATCGAGTTCGAACGCCTCGAGGCCGACCTCCGCGCCATCGGGTTCGAGATCGAACCATTCGGACCGCGCGCCATCGCCATCAGCGCCACGCCCTCCGATCTCAGCGCGGCCGAAGTGGAGCGCGTGCTCTTCGAGATCCTCGAGATCGCCGACAAGGAACTCCGGCAGACTTCGGTGGAGGAGATCCGAGCCAACATGGCGGCGTCCATCGCCTGCCGCGCCGCGATCAAGATCAACATGCCGCTCGACCTGACGAAGATGCAGTGGCTGCTCGCCGAACTCGCGGCAACGGAGTTTCCGATGAGCTGCCCGCACGGGCGTCCGATCGCGCTACGCTATGGGACACGGGAAATCCTGAAGGGCTTTCACCGGATATGA
- a CDS encoding amidase, protein MLDRRTLLLNSLLAGCAAQRTRAAVENVSLTALAAALARGDITSVQLVNAYLERIQSIDRSGPRINSVIEINPDALDIARQRDAGPPRGPLHGLPILIKDNIDTADRMHTTAGSLALIDAPRPERDAPLVKRLRDAGAVILGKTNLSEWANIRSTRSTSGWSGRGGQTRNPHAPERNPSGSSSGSGAAVAASLCAAAVGTETDGSIVSPSSINGIVGIKPTLGLISQEGIIPIAHSQDTAGPMARTVTDAALLLSAMNERGLDFQAGIRKDALRGVRLGVARQFFGGNPDVVRLAERAIELCRRAGAEIVDPVELPQGYGGDEFTVLKYELKADLSAYLAARGGPVASLKQVIEFNERERGREMPHFGQETFIAAEALGGLDSKPYLDALRNSKRMAGRDGIDAAMDQHKLDAIVSPTDGPAWLTDYVNGDHYGNTGCSTPPAVAGYPHVTLPAGLVHGLPVGFSFFGRANTDQLLVNYAVALEAALP, encoded by the coding sequence ATGCTCGATCGGCGCACGCTTCTCCTCAACTCGCTGCTGGCGGGTTGCGCCGCCCAGCGCACGCGCGCCGCCGTGGAGAACGTTTCACTCACGGCGCTGGCGGCCGCGCTCGCCCGCGGCGACATCACATCCGTGCAACTGGTGAACGCCTACCTCGAGCGCATCCAGTCAATCGACCGCTCCGGACCGCGGATCAACTCCGTCATCGAGATCAACCCGGATGCGCTCGACATCGCCCGCCAGCGCGATGCAGGGCCACCGCGGGGGCCACTGCACGGCCTGCCCATCCTCATCAAAGACAACATCGACACAGCGGACCGGATGCACACCACCGCCGGGTCGCTCGCCCTGATCGACGCGCCCCGGCCGGAGCGGGACGCACCGCTGGTGAAGCGCCTCCGCGACGCCGGCGCCGTGATCCTGGGCAAGACCAACCTCAGCGAATGGGCCAATATCCGATCCACGCGATCCACCAGCGGCTGGAGCGGGCGCGGCGGACAGACCCGCAATCCGCACGCGCCGGAGCGCAATCCTTCGGGATCGAGTTCCGGGTCCGGAGCCGCCGTCGCCGCCAGCCTGTGTGCGGCCGCGGTGGGCACGGAGACTGACGGTTCGATCGTTTCGCCCTCTTCGATCAACGGCATCGTGGGCATCAAGCCGACGCTCGGATTGATCAGCCAGGAAGGCATCATCCCGATCGCGCATAGCCAGGATACCGCCGGGCCGATGGCCCGCACGGTCACCGACGCAGCGCTACTGCTTTCGGCAATGAACGAGCGGGGCCTGGACTTCCAGGCCGGTATCCGGAAGGATGCGCTGCGCGGCGTCCGGCTGGGCGTGGCTCGGCAGTTTTTCGGCGGCAACCCGGACGTGGTGAGGCTCGCCGAAAGGGCCATCGAACTTTGCCGACGCGCCGGAGCCGAGATCGTGGATCCGGTGGAATTGCCGCAGGGGTATGGCGGCGACGAGTTCACGGTGCTGAAGTACGAACTGAAGGCCGATCTCAGCGCCTACCTGGCGGCGCGAGGCGGCCCGGTGGCGTCGCTCAAGCAAGTGATCGAGTTCAACGAGCGCGAGAGGGGCCGGGAGATGCCGCACTTCGGGCAGGAAACGTTCATTGCCGCCGAGGCGCTGGGCGGCCTGGACAGCAAGCCCTACCTGGACGCGTTGCGGAATTCGAAGCGGATGGCCGGGCGCGACGGCATTGATGCGGCGATGGACCAGCACAAGCTCGACGCGATCGTTTCCCCCACGGACGGCCCGGCCTGGCTCACCGACTATGTCAATGGGGATCACTATGGCAATACGGGCTGCTCCACTCCGCCGGCTGTCGCCGGATACCCGCATGTCACGCTTCCGGCGGGCCTAGTGCATGGCCTGCCGGTGGGGTTTTCCTTCTTCGGCCGCGCGAACACCGATCAGTTGCTGGTCAACTACGCGGTGGCGCTCGAAGCGGCGCTTCCATAG